CCTGAGCAACGATCCCCCTTCGCCGTGCAAGCGCGTCGAACATCTGCGCCGCGAACTCCTCCGACCCAACCATTCCTAGAACACAAATTTGGGAAGATCATTTCAGAATCGGTGCTGTTGCACACTGACCGAAAATTCAGACATTCTTTTTCCTTATAATAGTGAAGCTGACGCTTCAGAGAAATGGATGAGTGAGCGGGCTTACCAATGCACTGGCCGAAGCGTGAGCGGAGGAGCAGGCCGTCGACGGCGAGGCGGTCGAACCGCTTCTCCGCCTCGGGCCAGCTGCCCCGCGTGACGACGCTCTGGTTGAGGAAGTGGAGGCCCCTGAGCGCGCGCGCGGCGCCGGTCATGCTCCGGTCCAGCCGGCGCTGGCTCGCCGGCGCGTTGTCGCCGCCCCGCTTCGCCGACGCGATGCGCCTcagctcggccttgagcctcgAGGACAGGCCGCCGCTCCGGGGCAGCAGCGCCGCGTCGGGCGTCTCGCCGGCGGCCCTGACGCCCTGGACGGCCACCGCGTCGTCGGCCCCGACGTCGAGCGTGACCTCCACGTACTCGTTCTCCTCCTTGAACCGCGTGCTCCGCCGGCTCCCGCTCTTGCCGTCCGCGCCCTTGTGCTCCTCCGGCGGTGGCCCGGCATTGGCATTGCCGTTCCCGGGCTGCCTCTCCATGCCCGTCAGCCGCGGTCGTCAAGCAAACTAGCGAGCGATGCGATGCGACGTGGAGAAACAGCTGCGCTGATTGTCTGAAGAATGGAAGCGGAGGTCGATCTATGGCGAGTGGTTTTGGTAGCCAGGAAAGCAAGAATGCGCGGGACATATATAGAGAGAGATGCAAACAGGAGTGGAAGTGGTTAAGCAGTTCTAGTAGATTTGGTGAGGACACGGCTGTAGCAGCATTTTGAAGGTTTTTGTGTCCGTTTGCTAGTGTTTTTTAAGGTTTGGTGAGAGCAAGATTCAAGAGGAGAGGAGGGAATGGGGCATGATGGAAGGTGGTGGAATGGAATACAGTGGGCGCCCGCCCCTGTCTCTCAACTCAACTCTGATGGCTTTGCGCAGTCCGGCAATCCAGCTTCCAGCCCCTGGTTAGGGAGGGGTGGCCTTCAAAACCAGTGAAGACATCCAATCGTCATTTAACAATGCCGTTCAGGATATGTGCATGTGAGGCTATGGCCTGTTCTCAGAATGTGGTCTTCCAGTCCGGTTCCCTTGcgtataaaaaaaggaaaaaaaatttggAGTGCTTAGATTCTCGCTACATGTACTGTGTCTGAATGTTTGGAAACAGCTGTTCCCTCCCGTTGAAGAAATACTCTTAGGGcctatttgattcgcaggattttcaaAACACAATAATAGGAAAAATGCAGGAACAGAGTGACATGTCCTATAGTACCCTATAGGATTTGGGAGGATGTTTGATAGCGCATGAAAAACAAAGAAATCTTACAAAGAGGTATGAGTGGATGGAAGGTTTCCTTcaaaatgtagtacaaatggaTCCTATGAAAAAATTCCTACTGATtccaatcctacaaatcaaacaaccaTGATAGAAAAAATTCCTAAGGGTCTAAATCCTTCAAAAATTCTATGAAATTCCTTTGAATCTAACGAGCCCTTCTAACGTGGTAGCTTTGCGCTGGGCAAGAAGGTGAAGGGAAAAAAAGGGAAAACCATGGTCAAAGCACGTAGAGCATCATACAAGTCCAAGTGACGAGGGTTGTTGAGCGTGCAAGCTTGGAATTTGAGCACAGCTGGATGGGCTGGGCATAAGCACCCACCCCCGCGTCCTACAGCACAGCACGTCACCCACGGGACAAGGAAACAACGGAACTATGAGAGAGAAAACCACCGGCGGCCGCCGCCAAGGGATTGCGGAGtggagactctcttcttcttctttttataatGTCTGGTCACCTTCTTTACCGTTATTTTAGACCTACGTTCTCGGCCTCGCCCAAGCGACACCGGGGTGTGTGTGGTTCACTGTAGCAAGGAAGGGCAAGAATCGACATACTACACACCCTTCACTGTAGTACATAAGCGCAAAATTTTGAAAGCCAGAAAGATTGTAGGGCAAGATTTAGGGGAAAAAAAACTAATGATCTACCTGCGCAGCAAATGCTAACTTCTCTTCTTCGACTTTTAGTCTATTTCAGTACACAAGTACTAACTTTAGCACAAAGTTGTAttaaggttgagacacttattttggaacggagggagtatgtactaaCATCTCTGCACTTAACACCATCTACCGAGACTTCTAATGTTTCCAGTCAATCCATGCTCTCCCACATACCAAAACCAAAGTAGATGAGCTGCGCATTGATAATTAGCTTACTTTAGTCATATATGCATCTTTGTCGATTCAAAGCACAAAAACATTTGGACAACTCTTGGTAGCATCTAGTGTGCCTCTTCATTACCACAACAAGGCCATACTCTCCAAGAACAACAAAAAGAACAAGAATGTGCTATGAATTAACCTAACTCAGTGTACATAATTTTGCGCCAATTTGCAGTGTACTCACGAAAATGTACAGCATATATGTCCcaagaagcaaaaaaaaaaaaaggaaaagaaaagcaaCATCAGCTGTAGTACAAAGAAACGAGACAAATTAGCAAGTCTGTTAGGAGAAGCCCAATCGCGTCAAATACATATTTCGGTGCAAACAAACCCCACACCTGCAAAGTTGAAAGATAACTAGTGTCAAAACAAATCTGCGAAAACAACCGCAAAGCAGCAACACAGCGACTACTGTTTGCTGGAATTAAGTGCACATATTACCATCAAGTGACGCCTTTGAATCGTGACGCATACGATTGTAACTGTCGTAGTGATAGCTGTAATTAGACCATACATCAAATGGACCTGAGTTTGGCACATAAACATTAGATATCACGTGGATCAACAAGACAAGAAATAGACGATATCCGGATCAACATAAAGAGTTCCACAATGCATGATAACACTATTTCAGTATGTGGTCGACAGTTAGGGAAATCTAGGTTGGTGTTTGTTTGTAGTCCAACATGGCTGTGCCTAAACAGTAAACACTGGCTGTCCATATTATTTTCCTGAATATGAAACTTTTTTCTAAAAGAGAATATTTAACTACTGaaatcatgttactaaattactgcCATAGAGCACAGATGAATTTCTTCAGTACCTGTATTAGAATATTGATGGTGACATCCTTCACCTTGCTTTTCTTCAATGCAGTATTATAACAGTGGATGGCAATAAATGGAAGACTAAGAACTGGCAGGATGTGAGAAACACCAAAGGTATCGATAGAAAGAAGAAACCCTTGACGAATGATATGGAAATTGTCAAACCTACAAAATTTAGAATTGTGACAAATATCATTAGTTCATTACATAACATGCAAGTGAATTTTTTTCTCAGATACAACAGTATTATTTGGAACATAATTATACTCACCCAATGAATGCAGCACCATAGCGAAGGCCATCAAAGGTACACCTGAAATGTATTATGTATTAGCACAAATGCAGTTTTAGCAATACCATCTAACAATGCAAATTAAATCACATTAACCATAAGCTCAAAACCCCATAACAGTAAGACAAATGGACATGCATCATCTCTCGGACTAGTAAAAACATAGTACATAAAAAACATGAAAGAGAAGCATAAATCAGAGTAAAAGAAAGGTCAAAATGCATCAGGATCTCACCAGTGACCAGTCAGATAGAATAGACAAACTGCAAGAAGGCTCCATTGTGTTACTGATACAGGGTTAGCAACACAACTCCCTGTTGCATCAAGTTTCAAGTCTTTCTGATATTTCTGCTGAAACATTATTATGCACCAAGCTGCAAAATGGTTAATTAAAATTTTCAGATGCTATGCTTCCTAATGATGatataaaaggaaaaaaaaggctCAAGTTGTGCCTCAAGCAGTACATGCCAAAATTTTAGAAGCGCTTGTCTTAAGAATTGAGTGACTTGCAAATTACCTCCAGTGATGCAAATTAACGCTACAAAAGCACCTTGCCTTCCCAACAACATCAAGATAGTTGGGCTCCATGAACACAGCATGGCAGCTGATAAACTAGTTATCCTTTTGTTGAACTTCAAAGAATCAACTGGGGCAAACAATCGCCAAAGCACAGATATTACCAATGACAAACCTCCAATAGCATAAACAAAGCGAGGAGCCAAACTTCTTCCAATTTCTTGAACAGCTTTAGTATGAGACAGTAAAGTACTTTCGGAAGCCCAATAATTTGCTATAAATGTATAGCTCAAGATGGTTGCACACATAATGAAGTACTTCAAGAACCTCTGATGGACCGCATAGGTGATGAGCTTTAATACAATGCAGGTCACCATGGCAAGAGATATGATGGGGAATATATCCATGGAGACATTGCAAAAACTGGAACCAAAAATGTCACAAACGATGCTCACTGGGTGGTCTTTTGTAACAGTTGGCCCAGCAATTTGTTTTGACATCCCAAGCTCAATTCCAAATCGTGCAAAAATATTTAGAAGAAGGAAAATAAACTCCTGTCAATTAAAAAAGTAAGGTGGGATCAGAAGATAATTATATAACCAACATTAAAACAAAAATTCTAGTGAACGAAGGAAAGTTTGAACAGCATTGATATGATAGGAATATTAACTTCTATGGTGAAGTTCCCGTTTGTGGCCGAGCTCCACACACTGGCAATGCAACTCGTGGCCAAAAGAAAGTTTGTAACTCTACCTTCTGCCACTGCATGACAAGAAAACAACTTCGTGAATCAGTAGTCACCATCGCGAATTCAAAATGTACAGCAAGATTGGTATATCTGATGAACTCACATATATAACTGTTGGATAGTAAACTCGCTGCTCGAATCGTGACCAATGTAAAAGCAAAGAATAATTTGGGGATGATCCTTGAACTAGCACATTCCTGATCTGATGGTTGACATACAGCATTCAGCCTCACAAGTATGTATGCCTGAGTGATAACTGACAGTATCATAAGTAAAAGACCAGTGCCCATCAACCATAAATCAAACTCCGTCCAAGCAGAGCGAGCAAGCTTTGCAAAGCTTTCCAAGAAGCTAGAGTATGCATCAATTTGCAACTGCAGAGCAGAACTTGCGCTCTCCTTAAATTCTTCTCCCTTAGCTGTTTCCGATGGGCATGTAGACTTCAAAACCTCTGACCAGTTCGCCTGAGCTTTTGAATACAGCTCCTCAACATGGTGTAGGTATTCAGCTGAAAATCCAATGATAGAACTACCAGAATATTGATCAATGTATCTCTTTACCTACAAGGGACAGATGAAGATCAAAGAAGTACTACCAAATCAGCATATCTGCAAATGCAGTTCATACTACCTGCCAACTATTTACACAAAGGGCTTCAGCATATCTCATTTTCCACGCTTCTAGGTCATC
Above is a window of Triticum dicoccoides isolate Atlit2015 ecotype Zavitan chromosome 5B, WEW_v2.0, whole genome shotgun sequence DNA encoding:
- the LOC119307872 gene encoding GPI ethanolamine phosphate transferase 3-like, with translation MAAPASRRRGSSWGRSWPLLFVAILALHSLAIYLFTRGFLLTRTELDLHSHRDDRTGVSPGCSSWPQPALDRLVIVVLDALRFDFVAPSTFFEEKQPWMDKLQVLQKLAADEKNSARIFKALADPPTTSLQRLKALTTGGLPTFIDVGNSFGAPAIVEDNIMHQLIKNGKRVVMMGDDTWTQLYPEHFNKSFPYPSFNVKDLDTVDNGVIDHLLPSLHENDWDVLIAHFLGVDHAGHIFGVDSTPMIQKLEQYNQILEDVIDTLKSLSTPGGPHENTLLLVMGDHGQTLNGDHGGGTAEEVETSLFAWSPKTPPDAVLSVLGENSCNFDLHGKEVCVSTMQQLDFAVTVSALLGIPFPFGSIGRVNPELYALSAGTWDNQMTGINACTPRDDLEAWKMRYAEALCVNSWQVKRYIDQYSGSSIIGFSAEYLHHVEELYSKAQANWSEVLKSTCPSETAKGEEFKESASSALQLQIDAYSSFLESFAKLARSAWTEFDLWLMGTGLLLMILSVITQAYILVRLNAVCQPSDQECASSRIIPKLFFAFTLVTIRAASLLSNSYILAEGRVTNFLLATSCIASVWSSATNGNFTIEEFIFLLLNIFARFGIELGMSKQIAGPTVTKDHPVSIVCDIFGSSFCNVSMDIFPIISLAMVTCIVLKLITYAVHQRFLKYFIMCATILSYTFIANYWASESTLLSHTKAVQEIGRSLAPRFVYAIGGLSLVISVLWRLFAPVDSLKFNKRITSLSAAMLCSWSPTILMLLGRQGAFVALICITGAWCIIMFQQKYQKDLKLDATGSCVANPVSVTQWSLLAVCLFYLTGHWCTFDGLRYGAAFIGFDNFHIIRQGFLLSIDTFGVSHILPVLSLPFIAIHCYNTALKKSKVKDVTINILIQVHLMYGLITAITTTVTIVCVTIQRRHLMVWGLFAPKYVFDAIGLLLTDLLICLVSLYYS